The following are from one region of the Streptomyces fradiae genome:
- a CDS encoding NUDIX domain-containing protein, translating into MRLTPELPRISVSVKAAVVRDGAVLLLSYDDEAGFHYNLPGGKAKVGEDLRQAVNRKVAQETGLQVVARRLLCVVEYVPESWQGEFGDVQKVQFNFLAEQVDDAEPRMPEPPDPIQVGFEWVPLERLGDVYLLPRINRPLSAALRGELADPFVDRW; encoded by the coding sequence GTGCGTCTGACACCCGAGCTGCCTCGGATCAGTGTCTCCGTGAAGGCGGCGGTCGTGCGCGACGGCGCTGTCCTGCTGCTGTCGTACGACGACGAGGCCGGGTTCCACTACAACCTTCCCGGCGGCAAGGCCAAGGTCGGCGAGGACCTGCGCCAGGCCGTGAACCGCAAGGTCGCGCAGGAGACCGGCCTGCAGGTCGTGGCCCGGCGTCTGTTGTGCGTCGTCGAGTACGTCCCCGAGTCGTGGCAGGGCGAGTTCGGGGACGTACAGAAGGTTCAGTTCAACTTCCTCGCGGAGCAGGTGGACGACGCGGAGCCGCGCATGCCGGAACCGCCGGACCCCATCCAGGTGGGCTTCGAGTGGGTTCCGCTGGAACGTCTGGGCGACGTGTACCTGCTGCCCCGGATCAACCGCCCACTGTCGGCGGCGTTGAGAGGGGAACTCGCCGACCCCTTCGTGGACAGGTGGTGA